The DNA region ATATTTAGCAACATATTTACTAACAAATTCATTTGTACCAGTTTCAACCGGTAAATTTTTATTATATCCATAAGGCCAACATTTTATAACTACTTTATTAGGGATATATTCACTAAATATGATATGAAAATGTATTCTTCCTTTTTTTGATATTCATAAGTAATTTAATATTTTGGATATTTTCAGCATAAGTTAAGGTTAAAAAACCCATATTTTTACAACCACTAAAATTATGAATTGCTTTACGAATACAACTTGCTTGTGAACGAATACGACTATTTACTAATTTAGTTTCATTTTTGCCAGTATTTTTAATACCATTTAGATTGCCTTTACCAAATTTATTAATACATTCTAACGGTAATACAATCGTTTTAATATAAGGACCAAAATATACTTTTTTAACCAAAATATACTTTTTTAACATAA from Spiroplasma kunkelii CR2-3x includes:
- a CDS encoding rolling circle replication-associated protein, yielding MLKISKILNYLWISKKGRIHFHIIFSEYIPNKVVIKCWPYGYNKNLPVETGTNEFVSKYVAKYIVKAQSEEKK